The Thermoleophilaceae bacterium genome includes a window with the following:
- a CDS encoding BON domain-containing protein — MRKLLTAIAGTAIATYFLDPDEGTRRRHTAQDRVMAFFRGQAREAERGARTAGAQAAGMAARAKAAATPDSPPADDHALADRVRTELFRPADSPKGQMNVDAVDGVVSLRGQVERVEEVTEIEAQVRSIPGVRDVENHLHTP, encoded by the coding sequence ATGCGCAAGCTCCTCACGGCGATCGCCGGAACGGCCATCGCCACGTACTTTCTCGACCCGGATGAGGGCACCCGACGCCGTCACACGGCGCAGGACCGGGTGATGGCGTTCTTCCGCGGCCAAGCCCGCGAGGCCGAGCGCGGCGCCCGGACCGCCGGCGCGCAGGCGGCGGGGATGGCCGCCCGGGCCAAGGCCGCGGCCACCCCGGACAGCCCGCCGGCGGACGACCATGCGCTGGCCGACCGAGTGCGAACCGAGCTGTTCCGGCCCGCCGACTCGCCCAAGGGGCAGATGAACGTCGACGCCGTCGACGGGGTCGTGTCGCTGCGTGGGCAGGTCGAGCGGGTGGAGGAGGTCACGGAGATCGAGGCCCAGGTGCGAAGCATCCCCGGCGTGCGCGACGTGGAGAACCACCTGCACACGCCGTAG
- a CDS encoding Vms1/Ankzf1 family peptidyl-tRNA hydrolase: protein MAATTPRTYDLEADTARRLAETGSGPVLSVYVDLEPSEFATPPARSAQVRSLVDEAGRQVRAAELSHEEEVALRRDLDEVTAYLERGSLPANGARAVAVFRSSSSDLFDVVRLSRRAAARVVVDDTPYVEPLVEAAPGADWCVLLVNRRVGRMFRGTAGSLEEVARVTSDTHGQHDQGGWSQRNYEASVENEAAQHVRRTIGALFRRYRLRPFDHLLVGAPPELVTEVEEKLHPYLRERLAGRVEIDVENTTAADVRQAAAPRIEERETLREREVLDRLQVGVARPDGHGTSGLGTVLEALAEQRVEALLIAEGYTVPGVVCPACGWLGPENVEACPADGTATQRRDDIVERMVERALEQSAEVLVIRRHPDLGPHGGVGAVLRF from the coding sequence ATGGCCGCCACGACACCGCGTACCTACGATCTGGAGGCGGACACGGCGCGACGGCTGGCCGAGACCGGCAGCGGCCCGGTTTTGAGCGTGTACGTGGACCTCGAGCCGTCGGAGTTCGCCACCCCGCCGGCGCGCAGCGCGCAGGTGCGTTCCCTGGTGGACGAGGCCGGGCGCCAGGTGCGCGCCGCCGAGCTGTCGCACGAGGAAGAGGTCGCGCTGCGGCGGGACCTCGACGAGGTGACCGCCTACCTCGAGCGCGGCAGCCTGCCCGCGAACGGCGCCCGAGCCGTGGCCGTGTTCCGCTCCAGCAGCTCCGACCTGTTCGACGTGGTGCGCCTGAGTCGCCGGGCCGCGGCGCGCGTCGTGGTGGACGACACCCCCTACGTCGAGCCGCTCGTGGAGGCCGCGCCCGGCGCGGACTGGTGCGTGCTGCTCGTGAACCGGAGGGTGGGACGGATGTTCCGCGGGACCGCGGGGTCGCTCGAGGAGGTGGCGCGCGTGACCAGCGACACCCATGGGCAGCACGACCAGGGCGGCTGGTCGCAGCGCAACTACGAGGCGAGCGTGGAGAACGAGGCCGCCCAGCACGTGCGCCGCACGATCGGCGCGCTCTTCCGCCGCTACCGCCTGCGTCCGTTCGACCATTTGCTGGTCGGCGCCCCTCCGGAGCTCGTGACCGAGGTGGAGGAGAAGCTCCATCCGTACCTGCGCGAGCGCCTCGCCGGCCGGGTGGAGATCGACGTGGAGAACACGACCGCCGCCGACGTCCGCCAGGCGGCGGCCCCTCGCATCGAGGAACGCGAGACCCTCCGCGAGCGTGAGGTGCTGGACCGCCTGCAGGTCGGGGTCGCCCGCCCCGACGGGCACGGCACGAGTGGTCTGGGCACTGTGCTGGAGGCGCTCGCCGAGCAGCGGGTGGAGGCGCTCCTCATCGCCGAGGGCTACACCGTGCCGGGCGTCGTCTGCCCGGCCTGCGGCTGGCTCGGTCCGGAGAACGTCGAGGCCTGCCCCGCGGACGGGACCGCCACGCAACGGCGCGACGACATCGTGGAGCGGATGGTGGAGCGCGCGCTGGAGCAGTCCGCCGAGGTGCTCGTCATCCGCCGTCACCCCGACCTCGGCCCTCACGGCGGCGTCGGGGCCGTCCTACGTTTCTAG
- the pyrE gene encoding orotate phosphoribosyltransferase, with protein MSAHERLVEGLREHALVVGEVTLTSGATAQYYVDAKRAILRREGFMALGELVAAQAAQRGVTAVGGMTMGADPVACSALAAGADVKAFFVRKERKEHGLQRWVEGPLLEPGERCLVVEDVVTSGGSTLAAIERVREEGFEVAGVVSVLDRLAGGGEAIEAAARAPYVALTTIDDVYPDRPDR; from the coding sequence ATGAGCGCCCACGAGCGGCTCGTGGAGGGGCTGCGCGAGCACGCGCTGGTCGTCGGCGAGGTCACGCTCACGAGCGGCGCCACCGCCCAGTACTACGTGGACGCCAAGCGCGCCATCCTGCGCCGCGAGGGCTTCATGGCGCTCGGCGAGCTGGTGGCTGCGCAGGCGGCCCAGCGCGGCGTCACGGCCGTTGGCGGCATGACGATGGGCGCCGACCCGGTGGCCTGCTCGGCGCTGGCGGCAGGGGCGGACGTGAAGGCCTTCTTCGTCCGCAAGGAGCGCAAGGAGCACGGCCTCCAGCGCTGGGTGGAGGGCCCGCTCCTCGAGCCGGGAGAGCGCTGCCTGGTGGTGGAGGACGTCGTCACCAGCGGCGGCTCCACGCTCGCCGCGATCGAGCGGGTGCGCGAGGAGGGCTTCGAGGTCGCCGGCGTGGTCAGCGTGCTGGACCGCCTCGCGGGCGGCGGCGAGGCCATCGAGGCCGCTGCGCGAGCGCCGTACGTGGCGCTGACCACGATCGACGACGTGTACCCGGACCGCCCGGACCGCTGA